A window from Drosophila yakuba strain Tai18E2 chromosome 3L, Prin_Dyak_Tai18E2_2.1, whole genome shotgun sequence encodes these proteins:
- the LOC6533535 gene encoding anion exchange protein 3 isoform X8 — MMNSPRINRTNVNAEEAAISIIDIVNSHIRTAWNPKTSSRKTVMQEADLNELRSHRSDDPRALRRHKIHHSSIKLRELPQITISPFTNKKPEVDHSPHEIFVQLDELTGVGEDREWKETARWIKYEEDVEEGSDRWGKPHVASLSFHSLLNLRRCLETGVVLLDLNEKDLPAVAYRVVEQMVIEDLIDINDKPSVMRSLLLRHRHVNEHQGVLPFTKRKYNSYTSLQQLIPKSFLWMGADSSHQPYQQAQPPPRNLAKARRSICVTSSAPPTAAMLNVATATAAAAAIDHRRHSTMSYLGNLSGGTDDKKIKIMPAAEIGGSKRSNELKIDMKDDMYSSSQEDLKKLQNDTILKRIPAGAEATTVLVGAVEFLEQPTIAFVRLSEGVLMPTLTEVPVPVRFMFVLLGPRNFDLDYHEVGRSISTLMANEHFHSIAYKADDRKDLLSAINEFLDDSIVLPPGNWDRHDLLPFEELKAKKDWIRTRKIKALQVKRDSEMIKIGKDEEKALLEKQTLGAIGFTIGGGDGGGDGDSDDDNGRKKKKPSPLEKTGRLWGGLRNDLKRRMPMYKSDILDGLNTETLAATIFMYFACLSTAITFGGLVSAKTNSWIGISETLISCSLVGIVFHCLSCQPLVIIGTTGPLLLFDEALMVFCTQHEFDFLSLRVYVGVWLIIIALTVSAFEGSVYVRLLTRFTQEIFSALITLIYIVETFMKLISIYKENPLLPDYNLPPPTLVAHEHATNGSLLNVTASVTENITQMVMNISTTAMPIGPPPLPKNQPNTALFCTILTLATFVVAYYLKLFRNSHFLGRNARRALGDFGVPISIAIFVLVDYLVPAVYTEKLVVPEGLSPSDPSKRGWYIGFDTSSTWIPFACVIPALLVYILIFMESQISELIVDKPDRGLKKGSGLHWDIVLLCLLNCACGIFGMPWHCAATVRSVTHVSSVTIMSRTHAPGESPRIVDVKEQRLSGFFVCLMIGLSVLMAPLLRLIPMAVLFGVFLYMGVASMSGVQLFERIRLYFMPVKHYPPTPYVKRLRPWKLHLFTTIQVLCLVLLWTVKSSQFSLAFPFFLIMMVPIRQNLTKLYKPEEIEALDGSEMKKNDDDEPDFYEQTNIPA, encoded by the exons ATGATGAACAGCCCACGGATCAATCGCACGAACGTAAACGCAGAAGAAG CCGCCATCAGTATTATAGACATCGTAAATTCTCACATCAGGACAGCGTGGAATCCAAAAACAAGCTCGAGGAAAACGGTGATGCAG GAGGCTGATCTCAACGAGCTGAGATCACATCGTTCGGACGACCCGCGTGCCCTGCGCCGCCATAAGATCCATCACTCATCCATCAAGTTGCGCGAATTGCCTCAAATAACGATTTCTCCCTTCACCAACAAGAAGCCCGAAGTGGACCATAGTCCTCATGAG ATCTTTGTGCAATTGGATGAGCTCACGGGCGTGGGCGAGGATCGCGAATGGAAGGAGACGGCCCGCTGGATCAAATATGAGGAGGACGTGGAGGAGGGCTCCGATCGCTGGGGCAAACCCCATGTTGCCTCCCTCTCCTTCCACTCGCTGCTCAATTTGCGTCGCTGCCTGGAAACGGGCGTTGTCCTGCTCGATCTCAACGAGAAGGACCTGCCTGCCGTGGCCTACCGCGTGGTAGAACAG ATGGTAATCGAGGATCTGATTGACATAAACGACAAGCCGTCGGTGATGCGTTCGCTGCTCCTGCGCCATCGCCATGTCAACGAACACCAGGGTGTGCTGCCCTTCACCAAGAGGAAGTACAACAGCTACACCAGCCTGCAG caactTATACCCAAATCG tTTCTATGGATGGGTGCGGACTCCTCGCACCAGCCGTACCAGCAGGCGCAGCCACCACCTCGCAACCTGGCCAAGGCCAGGAGGAGCATCTGCGTCACCTCCAGCGCTCCGCCCACGGCGGCGATGCTCAACGTGGCCACAGCCACCGCTGCAGCGGCAGCCATTGATCACCGGCGCCACTCCACGATGTCCTACCTGGGT AATTTGTCTGGAGGCACGGATGACAAGAAGATCAAGATAATGCCGGCCGCCGAAATTGGAGGCAGCAAGCGCAGCAATGAGCTTAAGATCGACATGAAGGACGATATGTACTCCTCGTCGCAGGAGGATCTCAAGAAGCTGCAAAATGACACCATCCTCAAGAGGATTCCAGCGGGTGCTGAAGCCACCACTGTGCTG GTTGGTGCCGTCGAGTTCCTGGAGCAGCCCACCATTGCCTTTGTCCGTCTGTCGGAGGGTGTTCTGATGCCCACTTTGACCGAGGTTCCCGTCCCAGTGAGATTCATGTTTGTGCTTTTGGGACCTCGCAACTTCGATTTGGACTACCATGAAGTGGGTCGTTCCATCTCCACGCTGATGGCTAACGAGCACTTCCACTCCATTGCCTATAAAGCTGATGATCGCAAGGATCTGCTATCGGCCATTAATGAGTTCCTGGACGATTCTATTGTCCTGCCGCCCGGTAATTGGGATCGCCACGATCTCTTGCCCTTCGAAGAGTTGAAGGCCAAGAAGGATTGGATTCGCACGCGAAAGATCAAGGCGCTGCAGGTGAAGCGAGACAGTGAGATGATTAAGATTGGCAAGGATGAGGAGAAGGCATTGCTGGAGAAGCAAACCCTGGGAGCCATTGGATTTACGATTGGTGGAGGAGATGGCGGTGGTGATGGCGACTCCGATGATGACAATGGCCGAAAGAAGAAGAAACCCAGTCCGCTGGAGAAAACTGGACGTCTCTGGGGTGGTTTGAGGAACGATCTGAAACGCAGAATGCCCATGTACAAGAGTGATATACTCGATGGCCTGAACACCGAAACCCTGGCTGCCACCATCTTTATGTACTTCGCTTGCCTCTCAACGGCTATCACATTTGGAGGTCTCGTTTCCGCTAAGACAAACAGCTGGATCGGTATCTCGGAGACGCTGATCTCGTGCTCCCTGGTGGGCATTGTCTTCCATTGTCTGTCCTGCCAACCACTCGTGATCATCGGAACCACCGGTCCACTGCTGCTCTTCGACGAAGCCCTTATGGTGTTCTGTACCCAACATGAGTTTGATTTCTTGTCCTTACGGGTTTACGTTGGAGTATGGTTGATTATAATAGCCCTGACTGTATCCGCCTTCGAGGGCAGCGTGTATGTACGTCTCCTAACGAGATTCACTCAGGAGATATTCTCGGCCCTGATCACGCTCATTTATATTGTGGAAACATTCATGAAACTGATTTCGATCTACAAGGAAAATCCCCTCCTTCCTGACTACAATCTCCCTCCGCCCACGTTGGTCGCCCATGAACATGCCACCAATGGAAGCTTACTCAATGTGACAGCGAGTGTTACAGAGAATATTACCCAGATGGTAATGAACATATCCACGACCGCCATGCCTATTGGTCCACCACCATTGCCCAAGAATCAGCCGAATACCGCTTTATTCTGCACCATCTTGACATTGGCCACATTCGTGGTGGCCTACTACCTGAAGCTCTTCCGTAATTCCCACTTCTTGGGTCGCAATGCTCGTCGTGCCCTCGGCGATTTCGGTGTACCAATTTCCATTGCCATATTCGTGCTGGTGGACTACCTGGTGCCGGCTGTGTACACGGAGAAACTGGTGGTTCCGGAGGGTCTGTCGCCCAGCGATCCCTCCAAGCGTGGCTGGTACATCGGTTTCGATACCTCCTCCACGTGGATACCATTCGCTTGTGTGATACCTGCCCTGCTCGTTTATATCCTCATCTTTATGGAGTCGCAGATCTCCGAGCTTATTGTGGATAAACCCGATCGTGGCTTAAAGAAGGGTTCCGGCCTCCACTGGGATATTGTGCTGCTTTGCCTGCTCAACTGCGCTTGTGGCATATTTGGAATGCCCTGGCATTGCGCCGCCACTGTGAGATCCGTGACTCATGTGTCCTCCGTCACAATTATGTCACG CACGCATGCTCCTGGTGAATCGCCCAGGATCGTTGATGTTAAGGAGCAGCGCCTGTCCGGATTCTTTGTATGCTTGATGATTGGTCTGTCGGTGCTGATGGCTCCGCTCCTTCGACTGATTCCCATGGCCGTGCTCTTTGGAGTCTTCTTGTACATGGGAGTGGCCTCCATGAGCGGAGTGCAGTTGTTCGAACG AATAAGACTGTATTTCATGCCGGTCAAGCACTATCCACCCACACCATACGTGAAGCGATTGCGTCCTTGGAAGCTGCATCTATTTACCACCATCCAGGTGCTGTGCCTGGTACTTCTCTGGACTGTGAAGTCGTCTCAATTCTCGCTGGCTTTCCCCTTCTTCCTGATCATGATGGTGCCCATACGACAAAATTTGACAAAACTTTATAAACCAGAGGAAATTGAAGCG TTGGATGGCAGCGAGATGAAGAagaacgacgacgacgagccCGATTTCTATGAACAAACCAATATACCAGCATAG